A DNA window from Penaeus vannamei isolate JL-2024 chromosome 5, ASM4276789v1, whole genome shotgun sequence contains the following coding sequences:
- the LOC113818768 gene encoding dynein axonemal assembly factor 11 isoform X1 — translation MVKLTEDMVVARSKGSDLHNVRKLNCWGSELSDVSVVRKLPNVEVLSLSVNQIQTLADFQYCPNLQELYIRKNSISDINEVLYLRQLPKLKSLWLADNPCADFEKYRHTVLRALPHLQKLDNVAVDSEEVQQAMVCGLALPISDSPMAQREEREMPRSSSMGESLRSEGGSSLSDCSPPSSERRYSQTTTPTRSNQQDVYGQSLDDGYEYSQAVYDEDDEQPVARRTSYSQYQQSDPERRISQMSHYSNQDTSPQQGSSGYYSSSSSSNGYHRGEADNSDRLRRTSYSSTQSPSRRSSQIVTEADSSDSRGYIRSPESRTHNADYEYDSRNANYLSREDTAPSRRPGQEQYRDQRWSEAEERERGYSRGDGYGYASPPSEVRQSPVGYEQRISQDPRYEPRTQSRQSENGLVQQHYDNTYRRVEQQVETASRSSAMERPSPTKPYPARPKTRNANVLSAVLCLIKELDYSSLEVVEMAVRCRMEELDD, via the exons ATGGTGAAGCTGACAGAGGACATGGTGGTGGCGAGGTCCAAAGGATCGGACCTGCATAACGTGAGGAAGTTAAATTGCTG gGGCAGTGAATTATCAGATGTGTCTGTTGTGAGAAAATTACCCAATGTCGAGGTTCTTTCCCTGAG TGTGAACCAGATTCAGACACTGGCAGACTTCCAGTACTGTCCGAACCTGCAGGAGCTGTACATCCGCAAAAACAGCATCAGTGACATCAATGAAGTGCTGTACCTCCGTCAGCTTCCCAAATTGAAGAGCTTGTGGCTGGCCGACAATCCCTGCGCGGATTTTGAGAA GTACCGCCACACAGTCTTACGCGCTCTGCCACACCTTCAGAAGCTGGATAATGTTGCTGTGGATTCAGAAGAGGTCCAGCAGGCCATGGTCTGTGGTCTGGCCCTCCCCATATCCGACTCACCAATGGCACAGAG AGAGGAGCGAGAAATGCCAAGGTCAAGCAGCATGGGGGAGTCTCTGCGCAGCGAAGGGGGTAGCAGCCTCTCAGActgctcgcctccctcctccgagCGCCGCTACTCACAAACCACAACCCCAACACGTTCCAATCAACAG GATGTCTATGGGCAGTCCTTGGATGACGGCTATGAATACTCTCAGGCTGTTTATGACGAAGATGACGAACAGCCAGTTGCCCGACGCACCAGCTACTCACAGTACCAGCAGAGCGACCCGGAGAGGAGGATCTCGCAGATGTCACACTACTCCAACCAGGACACCTCACCACAG CAGGGATCTAGTGGCTactacagcagcagcagcagctcgaATGGCTACCACCGCGGAGAGGCAGACAACTCGGATCGACTGCGCAGAACGTCTTACTCTTCCACACAG AGCCCATCACGGCGTAGCAGCCAGATTGTCACAGAAGCCGATTCATCTGACTCACGAGGGTATATACGCTCGCCTGAATCACGCACTCACAATGCTGACTATGAGTACGACTCACGCAATGCTAACTATCTGAGCCGGGAAGACACGGCGCCCAG CCGTCGTCCGGGTCAGGAACAGTACCGCGATCAGAGATGG agtgaagctgaagagagggaacgaggttACAGTCGTGGGGATGGGTATGGATATGCTTCCCCACCTAGCGAGGTGCGTCAGTCTCCTGTTGGATATGAGCAGAGGATTTCCCAAGACCCTCGATATGAACCTAGAACCCAGAGCAGG CAAAGTGAGAATGGCTTGGTGCAACAGCACTATGACAACACTTACCGCCGAGTGGAACAGCAAGTAGAAACAGCTTCACGTTCCTCGGCTATGGAGCGCCCCTCACCCACTAAGCCTTACCCAGCAAGGCCAAAAACAAGG AATGCCAACGTCTTGTCTGCTGTGCTCTGCTTGATCAAAGAGCTAGACTACTCGAGTCTGGAGGTTGTAGAAATGGCTGTGCGCTGCAGGATGGAGGAACTCGATGACTGA
- the LOC113818768 gene encoding dynein axonemal assembly factor 11 isoform X3, which yields MVKLTEDMVVARSKGSDLHNVRKLNCWGSELSDVSVVRKLPNVEVLSLSVNQIQTLADFQYCPNLQELYIRKNSISDINEVLYLRQLPKLKSLWLADNPCADFEKYRHTVLRALPHLQKLDNVAVDSEEVQQAMVCGLALPISDSPMAQREEREMPRSSSMGESLRSEGGSSLSDCSPPSSERRYSQTTTPTRSNQQDVYGQSLDDGYEYSQAVYDEDDEQPVARRTSYSQYQQSDPERRISQMSHYSNQDTSPQSPSRRSSQIVTEADSSDSRGYIRSPESRTHNADYEYDSRNANYLSREDTAPSRRPGQEQYRDQRWSEAEERERGYSRGDGYGYASPPSEVRQSPVGYEQRISQDPRYEPRTQSRQSENGLVQQHYDNTYRRVEQQVETASRSSAMERPSPTKPYPARPKTRNANVLSAVLCLIKELDYSSLEVVEMAVRCRMEELDD from the exons ATGGTGAAGCTGACAGAGGACATGGTGGTGGCGAGGTCCAAAGGATCGGACCTGCATAACGTGAGGAAGTTAAATTGCTG gGGCAGTGAATTATCAGATGTGTCTGTTGTGAGAAAATTACCCAATGTCGAGGTTCTTTCCCTGAG TGTGAACCAGATTCAGACACTGGCAGACTTCCAGTACTGTCCGAACCTGCAGGAGCTGTACATCCGCAAAAACAGCATCAGTGACATCAATGAAGTGCTGTACCTCCGTCAGCTTCCCAAATTGAAGAGCTTGTGGCTGGCCGACAATCCCTGCGCGGATTTTGAGAA GTACCGCCACACAGTCTTACGCGCTCTGCCACACCTTCAGAAGCTGGATAATGTTGCTGTGGATTCAGAAGAGGTCCAGCAGGCCATGGTCTGTGGTCTGGCCCTCCCCATATCCGACTCACCAATGGCACAGAG AGAGGAGCGAGAAATGCCAAGGTCAAGCAGCATGGGGGAGTCTCTGCGCAGCGAAGGGGGTAGCAGCCTCTCAGActgctcgcctccctcctccgagCGCCGCTACTCACAAACCACAACCCCAACACGTTCCAATCAACAG GATGTCTATGGGCAGTCCTTGGATGACGGCTATGAATACTCTCAGGCTGTTTATGACGAAGATGACGAACAGCCAGTTGCCCGACGCACCAGCTACTCACAGTACCAGCAGAGCGACCCGGAGAGGAGGATCTCGCAGATGTCACACTACTCCAACCAGGACACCTCACCACAG AGCCCATCACGGCGTAGCAGCCAGATTGTCACAGAAGCCGATTCATCTGACTCACGAGGGTATATACGCTCGCCTGAATCACGCACTCACAATGCTGACTATGAGTACGACTCACGCAATGCTAACTATCTGAGCCGGGAAGACACGGCGCCCAG CCGTCGTCCGGGTCAGGAACAGTACCGCGATCAGAGATGG agtgaagctgaagagagggaacgaggttACAGTCGTGGGGATGGGTATGGATATGCTTCCCCACCTAGCGAGGTGCGTCAGTCTCCTGTTGGATATGAGCAGAGGATTTCCCAAGACCCTCGATATGAACCTAGAACCCAGAGCAGG CAAAGTGAGAATGGCTTGGTGCAACAGCACTATGACAACACTTACCGCCGAGTGGAACAGCAAGTAGAAACAGCTTCACGTTCCTCGGCTATGGAGCGCCCCTCACCCACTAAGCCTTACCCAGCAAGGCCAAAAACAAGG AATGCCAACGTCTTGTCTGCTGTGCTCTGCTTGATCAAAGAGCTAGACTACTCGAGTCTGGAGGTTGTAGAAATGGCTGTGCGCTGCAGGATGGAGGAACTCGATGACTGA
- the LOC113818768 gene encoding dynein axonemal assembly factor 11 isoform X2, translating to MVKLTEDMVVARSKGSDLHNVRKLNCWGSELSDVSVVRKLPNVEVLSLSVNQIQTLADFQYCPNLQELYIRKNSISDINEVLYLRQLPKLKSLWLADNPCADFEKYRHTVLRALPHLQKLDNVAVDSEEVQQAMVCGLALPISDSPMAQREEREMPRSSSMGESLRSEGGSSLSDCSPPSSERRYSQTTTPTRSNQQAVYDEDDEQPVARRTSYSQYQQSDPERRISQMSHYSNQDTSPQQGSSGYYSSSSSSNGYHRGEADNSDRLRRTSYSSTQSPSRRSSQIVTEADSSDSRGYIRSPESRTHNADYEYDSRNANYLSREDTAPSRRPGQEQYRDQRWSEAEERERGYSRGDGYGYASPPSEVRQSPVGYEQRISQDPRYEPRTQSRQSENGLVQQHYDNTYRRVEQQVETASRSSAMERPSPTKPYPARPKTRNANVLSAVLCLIKELDYSSLEVVEMAVRCRMEELDD from the exons ATGGTGAAGCTGACAGAGGACATGGTGGTGGCGAGGTCCAAAGGATCGGACCTGCATAACGTGAGGAAGTTAAATTGCTG gGGCAGTGAATTATCAGATGTGTCTGTTGTGAGAAAATTACCCAATGTCGAGGTTCTTTCCCTGAG TGTGAACCAGATTCAGACACTGGCAGACTTCCAGTACTGTCCGAACCTGCAGGAGCTGTACATCCGCAAAAACAGCATCAGTGACATCAATGAAGTGCTGTACCTCCGTCAGCTTCCCAAATTGAAGAGCTTGTGGCTGGCCGACAATCCCTGCGCGGATTTTGAGAA GTACCGCCACACAGTCTTACGCGCTCTGCCACACCTTCAGAAGCTGGATAATGTTGCTGTGGATTCAGAAGAGGTCCAGCAGGCCATGGTCTGTGGTCTGGCCCTCCCCATATCCGACTCACCAATGGCACAGAG AGAGGAGCGAGAAATGCCAAGGTCAAGCAGCATGGGGGAGTCTCTGCGCAGCGAAGGGGGTAGCAGCCTCTCAGActgctcgcctccctcctccgagCGCCGCTACTCACAAACCACAACCCCAACACGTTCCAATCAACAG GCTGTTTATGACGAAGATGACGAACAGCCAGTTGCCCGACGCACCAGCTACTCACAGTACCAGCAGAGCGACCCGGAGAGGAGGATCTCGCAGATGTCACACTACTCCAACCAGGACACCTCACCACAG CAGGGATCTAGTGGCTactacagcagcagcagcagctcgaATGGCTACCACCGCGGAGAGGCAGACAACTCGGATCGACTGCGCAGAACGTCTTACTCTTCCACACAG AGCCCATCACGGCGTAGCAGCCAGATTGTCACAGAAGCCGATTCATCTGACTCACGAGGGTATATACGCTCGCCTGAATCACGCACTCACAATGCTGACTATGAGTACGACTCACGCAATGCTAACTATCTGAGCCGGGAAGACACGGCGCCCAG CCGTCGTCCGGGTCAGGAACAGTACCGCGATCAGAGATGG agtgaagctgaagagagggaacgaggttACAGTCGTGGGGATGGGTATGGATATGCTTCCCCACCTAGCGAGGTGCGTCAGTCTCCTGTTGGATATGAGCAGAGGATTTCCCAAGACCCTCGATATGAACCTAGAACCCAGAGCAGG CAAAGTGAGAATGGCTTGGTGCAACAGCACTATGACAACACTTACCGCCGAGTGGAACAGCAAGTAGAAACAGCTTCACGTTCCTCGGCTATGGAGCGCCCCTCACCCACTAAGCCTTACCCAGCAAGGCCAAAAACAAGG AATGCCAACGTCTTGTCTGCTGTGCTCTGCTTGATCAAAGAGCTAGACTACTCGAGTCTGGAGGTTGTAGAAATGGCTGTGCGCTGCAGGATGGAGGAACTCGATGACTGA